The genomic DNA ATTGTTCCAATCTCGAATTCGAATGACCGGTGGAAGCAAAATGCGATTCAACCAACCGCGAGGAATCGGTCGAAAACGTGTCGCTCTCTCACTCTCCCATAAAGAAAACATCCCGAGAGCACTCAGTAACCCGAGATAGACTCGCAGCACCAAAGTCTCGGCATCAATCGAAACTGTTTCTGAGTGAGTGAAGAAATTGAGCGTCGATCCACCCAGAAAGACTCCAACGGAAAGGCCTCCGGACAGAATGAGCGGGAGTCTCCAACTCGTCCATTGAACGTTGCGGTACAAAAGTGCTGTCGTCGCAGGGCCAAGGACATAGCTGACCACCGAACCAACAGCGATGTTCATCGGAATCCCTAATGCCGAATTCAGCACGGGAACCAGAATGAAGCCTCCGCCGACCCCAAAAATTGCGGAGATCGCGCCCACAAAAAAAGCAACAACTATAGCTAAGATCATTTCCACGAATCAGTGAGCTTCCGGCGCGTCAGAATGAAAGCAGGATTGTGGAGCATGTTGCCCAGAGTTGCAATCAGAAGCAACCAGCAATTTCCTATTCAAATTTGATAATCAGAATAAGAACTATCCCGAGGACGTTTGTCTTTTTTTAAGCTTCGCTCCAGGAGCTCGAAGAGTTGATGAACGATCACTCCCCAAGCGACGGGAAGCAGCAAACAGGCGATGACAAAAAAGAACTGTGGCCACATTACCTTAGAGCCTGCCTGATTGATTGATTGACGTGCGCACATCTGCGCATGTTTGTGAAAGGTCTTAGAGCAGTTTGCCTACCGTGTCACCGCGAGAATGCGTTTCATCAATAAAATTGCTCTCGATTGACCGGGTCTCAATGCAATTCGTGCTTGAATCCCCGTCTGCAGACTCGCAGCTCACGATAGCGTATGAGCTTCAACTCCCTGTGTCAAAGTGAGAGTTGAATTCCCAGCAACGATTGGAAAAGAATCAGAAAACAGCTTTCCGGCATCGTAAATATCCGGAAAGCTGGTCACTCAGTAGTCGCCTGCCTGTCTCTACTGACCAGTTGAAATCATGGCCTCGCAGGGACATAGAGCGTCAAGCGCAGTCCAACACCCTGGCATTCAACGCTCAATAGAGCAGGGGAATCCCAAGGATTCAGCAAATGAATCTTTACGCAGTCGCGAGTTCTCTTACTTCTGCCTCTGCGATCAGCTCCTCGCGGAAAGCAATTTCTCCACGTGCAATTCGGACCGATTTCGGAGCTTCGATTCCAAGCTTAACTCGACCGTTCCCGTTTGAAATCACTTTCAATACGATGTTGTCGCCGATAACAATTTCTTCGTTAGTTTTGCGTGTAATGACCAACATAGTTTACATCCTCATGTAATTGCCGCACATCCATTGTGCAACGCTGTAACTCTATTTGAAATGTTATTCGTAAGCAGTGTGGTAATTCACAAATGCCACAGTTTTTTTCTCCGAATGCTCATTCCATGGCATAGCAGCCTCACCAGACGAGATGTTTGTGAATATCTCAAGCCTGCATAAATCAGAAGGCGTCGAGAATTCGACGTTGTGTCAAATGCCTTTCCTCCGTGAATGGGTCTGGCACACACTCTCTGATTCGCTGCTTCTCACTTATTATTTGACGAGCAGTCGATTTGGCTGGACATTTCAATTCTCAGCCGTGTTTGAGATGAAATCGGTTCCGTAAAAAAAGCAATGATTTCTTCACTTCAATAGACCTGAAGAGCGATCGAAGTTTCATCCGCTCTAGAGCAGTTTGCTCTACCGTGTGCCCGTGAAGAACGCATTTCTCTAGTGAAATGCTGTTTGCCACGAGGCAGATCCTGCGAACTAATCGATAGATGCTCTAACAAAAACCAAAGCAGACGATTGAAACTGAGTGATTCACAGTGATTCACAACGATTTCAGTACAAAGCCTTGGGGTAAATCGTTTTGCCGGGGCATCCTTAGTAAGTGATCACGATTTCAGGTTTATTTATATCGCTACTTAAAATTCAGAACAGTTTTTCAATCTCATCGTTTACGAGAATCTCGTAACACTACACCGCGTCACTATTCGGGAGATGGCGGTGAGCTAAAAAACAAGAGCGGTGTTCACGCAGGTCAGCTAGAGCGCGGCAAAGATGGGGCATTGTTCGCCAGTCGGAGTATCCAACCGAACGCAGCAATCCATGCTTGTGCCGAATCGTCTTCATGACTATTCCGTAATTGAGGGTGACCTTCAAACTCTGTGATTCGAACGACTGTGGTAGTTAAAGCACTTAGGAACGAAAACTCAAGTTTCTCTGAAAACTTCCCCAAACATGAAAGACTTGACTCTCAAAATCTGGAGTTGAAAAGCTTGAGAACGTTCACCAGTTCGTCCGTCGGCCCAGATAGTATACAAGTGTTCCTTCGCTGTCAAGCAAATCTTGAATGTCGAGATTCGTTTTTCATGCGGCACCAGACACGAAACCGACAACAACACGCCGTAAACTACTAATCTAAAACAGGTTACGAACCAACAACCAGACCGTAAACCTGCGACCAGCACCTTGCGAAATTTCATGCAGCCCCAGAATCGCAAACTGGATGCGAGGTTCAGACTTTTCCAGGAGAGCCGTTTTTCACTTCCACAAAGAGGGTGATAGTGCAGCTTGGCCCACATTGCCCTCGCTCTTTTTCTGCCTCGTAGTGACCTAAGAAAGAATATTCAGGCAGAAGCAGAACTGAAACAGAAATTGGGGAGCATGTACGAAGCAGAGGCATTGAGAATCGCGGAAATTCAGATTCAACAGGAGTAATCCTGACAACTCCTGTTGAATCGAATCCGATACAGTTTCCGACCTTGAGATGACCTCTGACTCAGCAATTGGTCAAATGGTCGCTGCCGAATCAAAACGGTTGGTTCCGCAATCAATTCACGGAAGTTCGCGAAGTCGCAGGTTGCGGAATTCAATCGGTGAGCCTTCTGCCTCCAAGCAGATGTAGCCACTTCTTGGATTACATTCATTCCCACCGGAGACCTCTTCTCCGTTCACCCACAGGCGAACCTCTCCATTGATGGCACGAATGTAATAGTGATTCCATTGATCAACCCCTTTGCTCAGGTTTTTTCGAGGGAAGCTTCGCTGACCATTCGGACTGAGAGGCGGAAACGGCTTCATCGTCGATTTTCCGACCGCAAAGACGTCTCCATTTGTCGTGAACCAATCGGCATCTTTGCCTGTTCGTTCTTTGAATTTTGTTGCGTAACCGTGATCGAGAACCTGAATTTCGATCCCTCCAGATGGAAGCTTGTTGGGAGGTAAATCAGTCAGCGCACTTTCAGGAACCCAGATGAATGAACCGGAGTTGCCGCCAGATTTCCGATGCCGCCATTCGTAGACGAGCTCAAAGTTTGTGTACTGCTTGATTGTTCGGTTGACGCCGATGGGCTTTCCTGTCGAAAAGACCATCCCATCTTTGAACGTCCAAGTCTCCTCATCACCGTTGACGTCAGCAAAGTCCTTTTCTCCCAAAGCTCGCCAGCCTGGGCCATTCCCGTCAACAAATGCTTTGGGAAGTTCCTTCTCCTCGGCCTGAACGAGAGAACAACTAACGAGAAAAGCAACAAGGCATCCAATCCGACGCATAGAAAGATCCTCAGTAAGGTTTCAATTCGAAATTGAGAGAACGTGACGTGGTTAGGTCTGTTCAGTGATGAGCCATTACCGGCTAATCGGGACTCCAATCATAGAGCCGTTGTAGACCATTTTCCCATCGACGAAGCCTTGAAAATCAAATTCTGCGAGACGCTTCTTTTTCACCTTCGTGCATTGAGCACAGATAATGAGTCGACTATTCGGGTAGACGGGGCGTCGAAATCGGACTTCGTTCATTCCGCCAAACCCCAGATAATCACCTGCTTCAAGAAGGTCGTACTTGCGAGCATAGAACCCCGCAAGTTGCGCGGCAGCTTCACAAAGCATGACACCCGGCATGAGAGGAAACCCGGGCATATGCCCCTGAATCCAAAACTCATCGTCTGTCACTTCTTTGAATCCGACGA from Thalassoglobus polymorphus includes the following:
- a CDS encoding sulfite exporter TauE/SafE family protein, yielding MILAIVVAFFVGAISAIFGVGGGFILVPVLNSALGIPMNIAVGSVVSYVLGPATTALLYRNVQWTSWRLPLILSGGLSVGVFLGGSTLNFFTHSETVSIDAETLVLRVYLGLLSALGMFSLWESERATRFRPIPRGWLNRILLPPVIRIRDWNNRTLSVPMFVWFGVSVGFLSGLLGISGGLLIVPGLLYLFAVDAQKTVVTSMVVVWLVSFQSTILHAWSGNVDIKLVAALLAGGTIGARVGSSIGRRLGSQQLRRNFGILAICTAIFVAIRLSISASR
- a CDS encoding carbon storage regulator, whose protein sequence is MLVITRKTNEEIVIGDNIVLKVISNGNGRVKLGIEAPKSVRIARGEIAFREELIAEAEVRELATA
- a CDS encoding 3-keto-disaccharide hydrolase, giving the protein MRRIGCLVAFLVSCSLVQAEEKELPKAFVDGNGPGWRALGEKDFADVNGDEETWTFKDGMVFSTGKPIGVNRTIKQYTNFELVYEWRHRKSGGNSGSFIWVPESALTDLPPNKLPSGGIEIQVLDHGYATKFKERTGKDADWFTTNGDVFAVGKSTMKPFPPLSPNGQRSFPRKNLSKGVDQWNHYYIRAINGEVRLWVNGEEVSGGNECNPRSGYICLEAEGSPIEFRNLRLRELP
- a CDS encoding 3-hydroxyacyl-ACP dehydratase FabZ family protein, with translation MPAKALYDYTEFNYEKPLFDLNDVRKVNPQRHEMEQLSGVVHIDRDNHGLVGFKEVTDDEFWIQGHMPGFPLMPGVMLCEAAAQLAGFYARKYDLLEAGDYLGFGGMNEVRFRRPVYPNSRLIICAQCTKVKKKRLAEFDFQGFVDGKMVYNGSMIGVPISR